One window of the Passer domesticus isolate bPasDom1 unplaced genomic scaffold, bPasDom1.hap1 HAP1_SCAFFOLD_216, whole genome shotgun sequence genome contains the following:
- the RPS18 gene encoding LOW QUALITY PROTEIN: small ribosomal subunit protein uS13 (The sequence of the model RefSeq protein was modified relative to this genomic sequence to represent the inferred CDS: substituted 1 base at 1 genomic stop codon), whose protein sequence is MSLVIPEKFQHILRVLNTNIDGRRKIAFAITAIKGVGRRYAHVVLRKADIDLTKRAGELTEDEVERVITIMQNPRQYKIPDWFLNRQKDVKDGKYSQVLANGLDNKLREDLERLKKIRAHRGLRHFWGXRVRGQHTKTTGRRGRTVGVSKKNEEKNGSFGQFGNCGIKEIFGVKEWSFWGKMGKKWEKRRKNERETRGKWEKTGKKEEEQGKNGENEGKIGKNERKKWGKKGETRKK, encoded by the exons ATG tCCCTGGTGATCCCCGAGAAGTTCCAGCACATTCTGCGGGTGCTCAACACCAACATCGACGGGCGCCGCAAGATCGCCTTCGCCATCACCGCCATCAAG GGCGTGGGGCGGCGCTACGCGCACGTGGTGCTGCGCAAGGCCGACATCGACCTGACCAAGCGCGCCGGGGAGCTCACCGAGGACgag GTGGAGAGGGTGATCACCATCATGCAGAACCCGCGGCAGTACAAGATCCCTGACTGGTTCCTCAACAGGCAGAAGGACGTCAAGGACGGCAAATactcccag GTCCTGGCCAACGGGCTGGACAACAAGCTGCGCGAGGACCTCGAGCGCCTCAAGAAGATCCGCGCGCACCGCGGCCTGCGCCATTTCTGGGGGTAAA GGGTGCGCGGGCAGCACACCAAGACCACCGGGCGGCGCGGCCGGACCGTGGGCGTCTCCAAgaaaaatgaggagaaaaacGGCAGTTTTGGGCAATTCGGGAATTGCGGAATAAAAGAGATTTTTGGAGTGAAGGAGTGgagtttttggggaaaaatggggaaaaaatgggaaaaaaggagaaagaatgaGAGGGAAAcaaggggaaaatgggaaaaaactgggaaaaaggaggaggagcaaggaaaaaatggggaaaatgaagggaaaattgggaaaaatgagaggaaaaaatggggaaaaaagggggaaacaaggaaaaaatga
- the VPS52 gene encoding vacuolar protein sorting-associated protein 52 homolog, whose protein sequence is MAAQAEVAAMEAPLEAELEAELDLEGAELEEVDVHIQENLEDALVQEALQTGVDLRLYSRQVELELQEVERASIQDYIRESENIAELHNQISACDAILERMEEMLGSFQSSLSSLSWEIRALQGQAGAMNLRLRNRREVRERLGGLLDELVVPPDMISVILEAPVTSPEFVAQLRALDAQLAAVKEQAFRDTLACADVQHVLDRLRIKAVTKIREFVLQKIFSFRKPMTNYQIPQNSLLKFKFFYQFLLGHERGAAQELRDHYVDTVSRVHFSYFKSYSARLMKIQYEEVAEKDDLMGVEDTARKGFFSKPSLRSRNTVFTLGNRGAVIGPAELEAPIIVPHAAAKGDQRVTGQTGTDWDKLGGTWEGLG, encoded by the exons ATGGCGGCGCAGGCGGAG GTGGCGGCGATGGAGGCGCCGCTGGAGGCGGAGCTGGAGGCGGAGCTGGACCTGGAGGGGGCGGAGCTGGAGGAGGTGGATG TGCACATCCAGGAGAACCTGGAGGACGCCCTGGTGCAGGAGGCGCTGCAGACC GGCGTGGACCTGCGGCTGTACTCGCGCcaggtggagctggagctgcaggaggtggaGAGGGCCTCCATCCAGGACT ACATCCGGGAGAGCGAGAACATCGCCGAGCTGCACAACCAGATCAGCGCCTGCGACGCCATCCTCGAG CGCATGGAGGAGATGCTGGGCTCGTTCCAGAGCTCGCTGAGCTCGCTGAGCTGGGAGATCCGGGCGCTGCAGGGCCAGGCCGGGGCCATGAACCTGCGGCTGCGGAACCGCCGCGAGGTCCGGGAGCGCCTCGGGGGGCTGCTGGACGAGCTCGTCGTGCCCCCCGACATGATCAg cGTGATCCTGGAGGCGCCGGTGACGTCGCCCGAGTTCGTGGCGCAGCTGCGGGCGCTGGACGCGCAGCTGGCGGCGGTGAAGGAGCAGGCCTTCCGCGACACGCTGGCCTGCGCCGACGTCCAGCACGTCCTCGACCGCCTCCGCATCAAG GCGGTGACGAAGATCCGGGAGTTTGTGCTGCAGAAGATTTTCTCCTTCCGGAAGCCGATGACCAATTACCAGATCCCGCAGAACTCCCTGCTCAAGTTCAA gttTTTCTACCAGTTCCTGCTGGGGCACGAGCGGGGGGCGGCGCAGGAGCTGCGCGATCACTACGTGGACACCGTGAGCCGCGTGCACTTCTCCTACTTCAAATCCTACAGCGCCCGCCTCATGAAGATCCAG tacGAGGAGGTGGCGGAGAAGGACGACCTCATGGGCGTCGAGGACACGGCCAGGAAGG GTTTCTTCTCGAAGCCGTCGCTGCGCAGCCGCAACACCGTGTTCACGCTGGGCAACCGCGGCGCCGTCATCGGCCCCGCCGAGCTCGAGGCGCCCATCATCGTCCCCCACGCCGCCGCCAAGGGCGACCAGAGGGTGACTGGGCaaactgggacggactgggacaaactgggagggacttgggagggactggga